The Thermoleophilia bacterium sequence CTCCGCCGTAAGCCCCGGCTACCCTCGCACACGCCAGATCGTCAGGGCTCTCAAGTGCCAGTCTTGCATCAAGAAGGAAGCGTTCGACGTCGACGATAAGGTGGTGGTCCGGATACAGCTCGACGCGTCCTGCCCGCAGCACGACCGCCTCCGGTTTCCCGAGCACTCGCCGGGCGTGATGGGCCGCCTTGCGGAGGTTGGCCGCACCAGCCTTTTCGTCGAGGTGCGGCCAGAGCTGCTCGATCACCTGATCGCGAAAAAGAACGTGACCATCGGAGAGAGCCAGCAGCTCGACCAGCTCCCGGGGTCGGCGAGCCGGCCAGTCGCCAAGCGCGACCACGCGGTCGCCATCGGCAATGCGAAACTGGCCGAGCATCTCAATGCGAACGCTGTCGAGTCCTGCCTCCATAGTTACTACCTTCGCGCATAGACGATCAGTGAAACGGGCAGCGAGGGCTGGTACCGGCGAGCGTCGCCACGACGATCGAAATCAGGTGACGTAGCCGGATACCGCGTGCTGGGCGAACTCGACCAGCGGCTGCGGGATCACGCCGAAGAAGACCGTGGCCGCGGCGCCGAGTACCGCGGGCAGGACCAGGTACCAGCGTCGGTGCGCCTCGGGGTCGTAAAACTCGTCGACCGGGGCGCCGGCGACGGCGGTTGGCAAGCCGGCGGTGTTGATTTCATCCGCGGGCGAAGCCTCGGGTTCGGGGTTCATCCAGACCGCGGCGACCACCCGCAGGTAATAGACCAGCGAGATCATCGTGCCGACGGCGATCATCACACCAAGCCAGGTCCAGTCGGCGTCGACCAGGGCCTCGATCAGGTAGAGCTTGCCGATGAAGCCGGCGGTCGGTGGCAGCCCGGCCAGGGCCAGCATCGCGATCGTCAGCGGCCACGCCAGCAGCGGCTTGCTGCGCCCGAGTCCGCGGAGCGAAGAGATGTCGTCGCTGAATCCGTTCTGACGCTCGTGGACGACCAGCACGGCGAAAGCAGCCAAATTCATCGCCACGTAGGCGGCGAGATAGAAGACCAGCGCCGAAATTCCGTCCTGGCTGGCGACGACGATGCCGCACAGCATGTAGCCGGCCTGGGCAATCCCGGAGTATCCGAGCATGCGCTTGAGCGAGTTCTGGGTCAGGGCACCGACGTTGCCGACGACGATCGAGAGTGCGGCCAGCGCCGCGAGCATGACGTCCCAACCGTCGACCAGGCCGATCAGGGCGACCAAGAAGAAGCGGATGAAGATCGCGAAGGCGGCCGCCTTGGTGGCGACGGCCATGAAAGCGGTGATCGGTGTCGGTGCGCCCTGGTAGACGTCCGGGGTCCATTGGTGGAACGGAGCGATCGATACCTTGAAGGCGAGGCCCACCGTGACCATGCCGACGCCGACCAGGGCCAGGGGATCGGAGACCAGCTTGTTGATCTGCTCGGTCGAACCGTCGCCGAGGAAGCCGGCCGCGATCTGGGGGAATTCGGTGGCGCCGGACACGCCGTAGATCAAGGCCAGGCCGTAGAGCAGCGTGGCCGAGCCGAGCGACCCGATGATCAAGTACTTGAGCCCCGACTCGAGCGAGTCGCGTTTTCTCAGGTTGGTTGCGCAGAGCGCGTAGAGCGGGATCGAGAGCAGTTCGAGCGCCACGAAGAAGGTGATGATGTTGTTGGCCTGGGTGAGCATCACCATGCCGAGGACGGATCCCATCAGGAGGGCGAGGTAGTCACTGCGGCCCGTCTGCTTCTCGGCGGGGTCCCCGATCGAGAGCAGCACGGCCACCGCGGCCGAGACCACGCAGAGCAGCGACAGCGTCACGGTGATGCCGTCGAAGTGGAGCGATCCGGCGACCAGGTCGGTGTTGGTGTCCCACTGCCAGATCAGGCAGCCCGCGGTCACGGCGAGGGTCAGCAGCGCGAGGCCGGAACCGAAGCGCTTGAGTGAATCGAAGACGGCGACCAGAACCAGCATGACCAGCCCGGCAGTCAAGGCGATGATCGGCGAGAGTGCCGCGTAGTCGATTGACGGGGCCTCGAAGGTCACTTGGCCGCCTCCGCGTTGCTCAGCGTGACGACCGTGTCGACCGCCGGCTCGGAGCCGTGGATGATCAGCTGCGGGCAGAAGGCGAGCACCACGGTGACCAGCACCATCGGCACGATCATCAGCCCGTCACGTACGGAGATCTCCCGGGAATCGGCACCCCCGGACAACGGATTGTGCATCGAGAGCTGGTACATCCGCAGCGCGTAGAAGGCGGCGAACACGACTCCGCTCGAAGCGATGATCGCCAGGGCGACATCAGTCTGGAGGATCCCGTTCAGGATGAAGAACTCACCGATGAAGTTGGGCGAGCCGGGGAGCGCCAGGGTGGACATGGTGACGATCAGGAAGATCACGGCGAAGACCGGTGCCTTCTTCGCCAGCCCGCCCATTCGGGAGATGTCCTCGCTGCCGGTCCGCTCGGCGATCAGCGC is a genomic window containing:
- a CDS encoding NADH-quinone oxidoreductase subunit N, with protein sequence MTFEAPSIDYAALSPIIALTAGLVMLVLVAVFDSLKRFGSGLALLTLAVTAGCLIWQWDTNTDLVAGSLHFDGITVTLSLLCVVSAAVAVLLSIGDPAEKQTGRSDYLALLMGSVLGMVMLTQANNIITFFVALELLSIPLYALCATNLRKRDSLESGLKYLIIGSLGSATLLYGLALIYGVSGATEFPQIAAGFLGDGSTEQINKLVSDPLALVGVGMVTVGLAFKVSIAPFHQWTPDVYQGAPTPITAFMAVATKAAAFAIFIRFFLVALIGLVDGWDVMLAALAALSIVVGNVGALTQNSLKRMLGYSGIAQAGYMLCGIVVASQDGISALVFYLAAYVAMNLAAFAVLVVHERQNGFSDDISSLRGLGRSKPLLAWPLTIAMLALAGLPPTAGFIGKLYLIEALVDADWTWLGVMIAVGTMISLVYYLRVVAAVWMNPEPEASPADEINTAGLPTAVAGAPVDEFYDPEAHRRWYLVLPAVLGAAATVFFGVIPQPLVEFAQHAVSGYVT